The proteins below are encoded in one region of Phalacrocorax aristotelis chromosome 13, bGulAri2.1, whole genome shotgun sequence:
- the ASIP gene encoding agouti-signaling protein isoform X1, whose translation MVSPATCLKMESKTLFLSLLLCYSLLRAAGSYMVIEEKTECNLSRSNKMNLQDLPAISIVDLTKKSQKVSRKEAENKKSSKKKAEPKTSPKPRPTPAADCVPNFKTCKPHLNSCCNYCALCKCRIFQTICRCLMLSPKC comes from the exons GATGGAAAGTAAGACCCTCTTCCTAAGCCTATTGCTCTGCTACAGTTTGCTCAGAGCTGCTGGTTCTTATATGGTAATTGAGGAGAAGACAGAATGCAACCTGTCAAGGAGCAACAAAATGAATCTCCAAGATCTCCCAGCCATCTCCATAGTAG ATTTAACTAAAAAATCCCAGAAAGTCagcaggaaagaggcagagaaCAAGAAATCTTCCAAG aaaaaggCTGAACCGAAGACATCTCCAAAACCAAGGCCCACGCCAGCTGCTGACTGTGTGCCAAACTTCAAAACCTGCAAACCACACTTGAATTCATGTTGTAACTACTGTGCTTTGTGCAAATGCCGAATTTTTCAGACCATCTGCCGATGCCTAATGTTAAGCCCAAAGTGCTAA
- the ASIP gene encoding agouti-signaling protein isoform X2, with protein MESKTLFLSLLLCYSLLRAAGSYMVIEEKTECNLSRSNKMNLQDLPAISIVDLTKKSQKVSRKEAENKKSSKKKAEPKTSPKPRPTPAADCVPNFKTCKPHLNSCCNYCALCKCRIFQTICRCLMLSPKC; from the exons ATGGAAAGTAAGACCCTCTTCCTAAGCCTATTGCTCTGCTACAGTTTGCTCAGAGCTGCTGGTTCTTATATGGTAATTGAGGAGAAGACAGAATGCAACCTGTCAAGGAGCAACAAAATGAATCTCCAAGATCTCCCAGCCATCTCCATAGTAG ATTTAACTAAAAAATCCCAGAAAGTCagcaggaaagaggcagagaaCAAGAAATCTTCCAAG aaaaaggCTGAACCGAAGACATCTCCAAAACCAAGGCCCACGCCAGCTGCTGACTGTGTGCCAAACTTCAAAACCTGCAAACCACACTTGAATTCATGTTGTAACTACTGTGCTTTGTGCAAATGCCGAATTTTTCAGACCATCTGCCGATGCCTAATGTTAAGCCCAAAGTGCTAA